The genomic stretch AGCCGGGGCTCTATAGCTCTTTAAAGATTAAAAAGTACTTTGCTTATTCGATTTTCTTAAATAGCGCATTACCGCAACGTGAGCAGAACGCTGCGCCGTGCTCATGGCTGTTTTTCTTGCACACCGGGCAGTCGTGTTGCAGTTGCTCGCCGCGCATGGCGTTGGCCAGTTCTGCGGTAAAGATGCCCGTCGGCACGGCAATGATCGAGTAACCGGTGATCATCACCAGCGAGGAGATCACCTGGCCCAGGGGCGTCTTGGGCACGATATCGCCGAAGCCCACGGTGGTCAGGGTGACGATCGCCCAGTAGATGCCCTTGGGGATGCTGGTGAAGCCGTTCTGCGGGCCTTCAATCACGTACATGAGGGTGCCGAACACCGTCACCAGGGTGCACACGCTGACCAGGAACACCACGATCTTCTGCTTGCTGCCGCGCAGCGCCGCCATCAGGTAGTTGGCTTGCTTGAGGTAGGGGCTGAGCTTGAGTACGCGGAAGATCCGCAGCATACGGATGATGCGGATAATCAGCAGGTACTGGGCGTCGCTGTAGTACAGGGCGAGTATCCCCGGCACGATCGCCAGCAGGTCGACCAGTCCATAGAAGCTGAACGCATAGCGCAACGGCTTGGGCGAGCAGTACAGGCGCAAGCCGTACTCGATGGCGAAGATCAAGGTGAAGCCCCACTCGATGTAGGCCAGCACGTTGGCATAGTCGCGGTGGATGCTGTCGATGCTGTCGAGCATCACGATCACCAGGCTGGCGAGGATGATCAACAGCAGGATGCCGTCGAAGCGCCGTCCGGCCTGGGTGTCGCTCTGGAACACGATGACGTGAAGTTCTTCGCGCCAGTTTCTGCTGCTGTCCATGGAAAACGCCTGAATCGATGATCAGCGCAGCCTAGGTTGATTCTCCTCCAGAGTGCAAGGCGTATGGGCGACAGCGGTCTTCGCAAACATTTGCACGGCGCTGCGCAGCAGCCAGCAGGCAACAATGAACGGCGCGGTCAACGTGGGCAGGCCGATGGCGGCAAACAGCGGTGTCAGCAACAAGGCCAAGGTTATGCCGAGCAGCGGCAACCACGGTTGCTGGCGTTGCGAACTGAGGGCGAGGGCGGCGAGCACGGCGTTGTAGCCACCGAGGCCGAGCAATGCGCTGTAGAAGTCGTGATGCAGCATGCTCCAGCCCATGCCCGCGACAGAGGCCAGCAATGCCCAGCAGAAGGCGCGGCGGTCGGCGATCAGCAATCCGCCGGCAATCAGCGCACCGGCCAGCGGATGCCCGAGGAACATCACCTGGCCGATTCCTTTGAAGGGGGCTGCGAGCATGTTCAGCGAGTTGACTTCGATCAAGTGCGCGGTTGTCGGGGGCGTGGCGAAACACAGCAGCAGCCAGCTCAGTACGACGAAGGGGGTGGTGTAGGCCGGCAGGTATTGGCTGACCCGCACCCGTTTGAGCCACTGTTGCGTGATCATTGCGCTCAGGCCGCCGGCGGCCAGGATCAGTGGTGGCAGCAGCGCCGACCAGGGGAAATACAGGCTCAGCAGCAAGCCGAGCAAGACCCCGTTGTAACTGAAAAGCCCGGCCTGGCGATCGGCCTTGGCATAGTTGCGGCGTTGCGCGGTGAGCAGTCCCGCGACCCCGCCCAGTAGCGCGCCGCCCAGCAAGGCCGGTGCGGTAAACAGGATGGCGCAGAGGCACAGCAGGCCGCACAGCGGATTGCGCTGGAGGAAGATCTGGCTGAAGCCGTTGAGCAGCGCAGTCGCCCAGTCGGGGCAGTGGCTGTTGAAGTGGTTGGCAGGCATGGCAGTTCTGCAAGGTCAAAGGGAGCGAATTGGTCGAGCGTGACCCCGGCTGATCGCCAGCAGGCTGGCTCCCACACTGAATCTTGGTTCAGTCTTGATTCTGAGATCGACCCAAAACCAATGTGGGAGCCAGCCTGCTGGCGATGGGGCCGGTATGGGCGCTCTAGATCAATGTCTCGATACGCAACGAGTTAGTCGATCCCGGCTGGCCGAAAGGCACACCGGCGGTGATCAACAAGGTATCGCCGCGCTGGGCCATGCCTTGGGCCTGGGCGATTTCCAGCGCGGTGGAGCAGACCTCGTCGACTTGGCGCAAGCGGTCGTTGACCACCGAGTGCACGCCCCAGGCCACGCTCAGGCGCCGTGCAGTCGACAGGTTCGGGGTCAGGTTGAGGATCGGCACAGCCGGCCGCTCCCGCGCCGCGCGCAAGCTCGAGCTGCCCGACTCGCTGTAGTTCACCAGGACCGCCACCGGCAGGATGTTGCTGATGCGGCGGATGGCGCAGCTGATGGCGTCCGAGGTGGTGGCTTCGGCTTTCGGTCGGCTGACGTCGAGTTGCGCCTGATAGTCCGGGCCGCTTTCGACCTGACGGATGATCTTGCTCATCATCTGCACGGCTTCGAGCGGGTATTCACCGGAGGCGGTTTCCGCCGACAGCATTACCGCGTCGGTGCCTTCGGCCACGGCGGTCGCGACATCGGTGACTTCGGCGCGGGTCGGTGCCGGGGAGAAGCGCATGGACTCGAGCATCTGGGTCGCCACCACCACCGGCTTGCCCAACTGGCGGCAGGTGCTGATGATGTCTTTCTGGATCTGCGGCACGCTTTCGGCCGGCACTTCCACTCCCAGGTCGCCGCGGGCGACCATGATCGCGTCACTCAGCTCGGCGATTTCGCGCAGTTGCTCGACTGCCGAAGGCTTCTCGATTTTCGCCATCAGGAACGCCTTGTCGCCGATCAGGGCGCGGGCCTCGCGGATGTCCTCGGGACGCTGGACAAAGGACAGGGCCACCCAGTCCACCCCCAGTTCCAGGCCGAAGCTCAGGTCACGACGGTCCTTGGCGGTCAGCGGGCTGAGGTCGAGCACCGCTTGCGGCACGTTGACGCCTTTGCGATCCGACAGCTCGCCGCCGTTGAGCACCGTGGTGTCGATGGCGTCGGCGTATTTACTGACCACCCGCAGGCGCAGTTTGCCGTCGTCCAGCAGCAGGTCCATGCCCGGCTCCAGCGCCGCGATGATTTCCGGGTGGGGCAGGTTGACCCGGCGGGCATCGCCCGGCGTCGGATCGAGATCCAGGCGCAGGGCCTGGCCACGCACCAGTTGCACTTTGCCTTCGGCGAACTTGCCGACCCGCAGCTTCGGACCTTGCAGGTCCATCAGGATCCCCAGTGGGTAATTGAGCTGGCGCTCGACTTCGCGGATCCACTGGTAGCGCTGGGCGTGGTCGGCATGATCGCCATGGCTGAAGTTCAGGCGAAAGATGTTGACCCCAGCCAGTACCAGTTCGCGGATGTCTTCGATGCCGTCGGTGGCAGGCCCCAGGGTGGCGAGGATTTTGACCTTTTTGTCAGGCGTCATGTTTTGGGTTCTCGAGGATCAGGATGGCGCGGAAGTCATTGACGTTGGTGCGCGTCGGCTCGGTGACGATCAGGGCGTCGAGCGCGGCGAAGTAACCGTAGCCATTGTTGTTGTCCAGCTCGGCGCTGGCGCTCAGACCCAGGGCGGCGGCGCGGGCGTAGCTGTCCGGGGTCATCAGGGCGCCGGCGTTGTCTTCGGAGCCGTCGATGCCGTCGGTATCACCGGCCAGTGCGTAGACGCCTGGCAGGCCCCTGAGGCTGTCAGTCAAGCTCAGCAGGAATTCGGCGTTACGCCCGCCGCGGCCATTGCCGCGCACGGTCACGGTGGTCTCGCCACCGGACAGGATCACGCACGGCGCGGCAAGCGGCTGGCCGTGCAGCACCACTTGGCGGGCAATGCCGGCGTGGACCTTTGCCACCTCGCGGGACTCGCCTTCCAGGTCCCCGAGGATCAGTGGGCTGAAACCGGCCTGGCGGGCTTTCACTGCCGCGGCTTCAAGGGATTGCTGGGGGCGGGCGATCAGTTGGAAATGGCTGCGGGCCAGGCTCGGATCACCGGGTTTTACCGTTTCCGATTCGGGGCTTTGCAACCAGGTGCGCACCGAAGCCGGAACCTCGATGGCGTAACGCTTGAGAATGTCCAGGGCCTGGCCGGAGGTGCTCGGGTCGGCCACGGTCGGGCCGGAGGCGATCACGGTGGCGAGGTCGCCCGGGACATCGGAAATGGCATAGGTGTACACCGTGGCCGGCCAGCAGGCTTTGCCCAGGCGGCCACCTTTGATGGCGGAGAGGTGCTTGCGCACGCAGTTCATCTCGCCAATGGTCGCGCCGCACTTGAGCAGGGCCTTGTTGATGGCCTGCTTGTCGGCGAGGGTGATGCCGGCTGCGGGCAATGCCAGCAAGGCCGAGCCGCCGCCGGAGAGCAGGAAGATCACCCGGTCGTCTTCATTCAGGTTGCTGACCAGTTCGAGTACACGCTTGGCCACGGCCAGGCCGGCGGCATCGGGCACCGGGTGGGCGGCTTCGACCACTTCGATTTTTTCGCAGGGCGCGCCGTGACCGTAGCGGGTGACGACCAGCCCGGACACTTCACCCTGCCAGCAGCGCTCGACCACCTGGGCCATGGCGGCCGCGGCTTTGCCGGCACCGATGACGATGACTCGACCGCTGCGGTCTTTGGGTAGATGAGCTTCGAGGACCTGTTGCGGATGGGCCGCGTCGATGGCGGTGGCGAACAGGTCGCGCAGGAATTGTTGCGGATCGACCGACATGGCGGGCTCCCGGAATTCTTGTTATTGGGATGGAACGAACACGTGTGGGCAGCTCGGGCCCTGGTGGGAGCTGGCTTGCCTGCGATTCAGGCGACGCGGTTTATCAGGTAAATCGCGGCGATTCCATCGCGGGCAAGCCCGCTCCCACAGGGAGAGCGGGTGGCACCAAAGGCTTATTTATCGCGAATCGAGAAATTCGCCATGTGCTCCAGGCCCTTGATCAGCGCCGAGTGGTCCCAGTTGCTGCCACCGATGGCCGCGCAGGTGCTGAACACTTGCTGGGTATTGGCGGTGTTGGGCAGGTTGATGTTCAGTTCCTTGGCGCCTTGCAGGGCCAGGTTCAGGTCCTTCTGGTGCAGGCTGATGCGGAAGCCTGGATCGAAGGTGCCCTTGATCATGCGATCGCCGTGGACCTCAAGGATCTTCGAGGAGGCAAAGCCACCCATCAGTGCTTCGCGAACCTTGGCTGGGTCGGCGCCGTTCTTCGAGGCGAACAGCAGGGCCTCGGCCACGGCCTGGATATTCAGCGCAACGATGATCTGGTTCGCTACCTTGGCGGTTTGACCGTCGCCATTGCCGCCGACCAGGGTGATGTTCTTGCCCATGGCCTGGAACAGCGCGAGGGCGCGTTCAAAGGCATCGGCATCGCCACCGACCATGATGCTCAGGGTCGCAGCCTTGGCACCCACTTCACCGCCGGACACCGGGGCGTCGAGGTACTGCGCGCCTTTTCCATTGATCCGTGCAGCGAAGGCTTTGGTTGCGGTTGGCGAGATCGAGCTCATGTCGATCACTACTTTGCCTTTGCCAACACCGGCTGCAATGCCATCAGCACGAAACAGCACGTCCTCGACCTGAGGGGTATCGGGGACCATGACGATGATGAATTCAGCTTCCTGGGCGACTTCTTTCGGGTTCGCCAGGGCGACGGCGCCAGCAGCGATCAGATCGGCAGGGGCGGCGTCGTGGTGTTGCGAAAGGAACAGGCTGTGCCCGGCTTTCTGCAGGTTTGCCGCCATTGGGTGGCCCATGATGCCGGTGCCGATAAATCCGATTTTAGCCATGAGAAAATCCTCTTGTTTTTATTGCTGCTGCAAACAAATGGGCAACTGCTGCTCTAGGTAGGAGCGAGCTTGCTCGCGATAGCGGCCTCGCTCCTACATGGGGAGCAGCGTTAGATTGCGTTGTGGGTTTTCAGCCAACCCAGGCCTGCTTCAGTGGTGGTCAGCGGCTTGTATTCACAGCCAACCCAACCCTGGTAGCCGATGCGGTCCAGGTGTTCGAACAGGAAGCGGTAGTTGATCTCACCGGTGCCCGGCTCGTTGCGGCCCGGGTTGTCGGCCAGCTGGATATGGTTGATCTCGCCCAGGTGCGCCGCCATGGTCCGGGCCAGGTCGCCCTCCATGATTTGCATGTGATAGATGTCGTATTGCAGGAACAGGTTGGCACTGCCCACTTGCTCGCGAATCGACAACGCCTGCGCGGTGTTGTTCAGGTAGAAACCCGGGATGTCACGGGTGTTGATGGCTTCCATCACCAGCTTGAGGCCGGCTGCTTGCAGCTTTTCGGCGGCGAACTTGAGGTTGGCGACGAAGGTTGCTTGCACCGTGGCATCGTCGACGCCCTGTGGGCGAATGCCGGCCAGGCAGTTGACCTGGGTGTTGCCCAGCACTTTGGCGTAGGCGATGGCCAGGTCGACACCGGCGCGGAACTCTTCCACGCGATCGGGGTGGCAGGCGATCCCGCGTTCACCCTTGGCCCAGTCACCGGCCGGCAGGTTGAACAGCACTTGGGTCAGGCCGTGGGCTTCCAGCTGGGCCTTGATTTCGGCGGAGCTGAAGTCGTACGGGAACAGGTATTCGACGCCACTGAAACCGGCCTTGGCGGCCGCTTCGAAGCGGGCAAGAAAATCCTGTTCAGTGAACAGCATGGACAGGTTGGCTGCAAAACGCGGCATGGTGGACTCCTGTAAATCTCTGGTGAGCGTTCCCGGATCCCTGTGGGAGCGAGCTTGCTCGCGATAGCGGTGTGTCAGTCGACATGGATACTGAATGGCAGTCCGCAATCGCGAGCGAGCTCGCTCCCACAGGATGCGAGAACGATCCTACAAATTAATCGAGCATCGAAATCGCGGTCGGCGCGTCGTTGCCGACCAGCGCCAGGTCTTCGAATTCGTTGACGGCGTTGATCTCGGTGCCCATGGAAATGTTGGTCACGCGTTCCAGGATAATCTCGACGATCACCGGCACTTTGAACTCCTCGATCAGCGCTTGCGCCTTGCGCAGGGCAGGGGCGATTTCGGCGGGTTCGAAGACCCGCAGGGCCTTGCAACCCAGGCCTTCGGCAACCGCGACGTGGTCTACGCCGTAGCCGTTGAGCTCCGGTGCGTTGAGGTTGTCGAAGGACAGCTGCACGCAGTAGTCCATGTCGAAACCGCGCTGCGCCTGACGGATCAGGCCCAGGTACGAGTTGTTCACCACGACGTGGATGTACGGCAGTTTGAACTGCGCGCCCACCGCCAGTTCTTCGATCATGAACTGGAAGTCGTAGTCGCCCGAGAGTGCCACAACCTTGCGGCTCGGGTCAGCCTTGACCACCCCCAGCGCCGCCGGAATGGTCCAGCCCAGTGGGCCGGCCTGGCCGCAGTTGATCCAGTGGCGCGGCTTGTAGACGTGCAGGAACTGCGCGCCGGCAATCTGCGACAGGCCAATGGTGCTGACGTAGCAGGTGTCTTTGCCGAACACCTGGTTCATCTCTTCGTAGACGCGCTGTGGCTTGACCGGCACGTTGTCGAAGTGAGTCTTGCGGTGCAGGCTGGCCTTGCGCTGCTGGCAGTCCTGCAGCCAGGCGCTGCGGTTTTTCAGTTTGCCGGCTGCGTGCCACTCACGAGCAACCTCGATGAACACGGTCAGCGCGGCGGCGGCGTCGGAGACGATGCCCAGGTCCGGGGTGAACACACGGCCGATCTGGGTCGGTTCGATGTCGACGTGAATGAACTTGCGACCTTCGGTGTACACGTCGACCGAACCGGTGTGGCGGTTGGCCCAACGGTTACCGACGCCCAGCACCACGTCGGACTTGAGCAGGGTGGCGTTGCCGTAGCGGTGCGACGTCTGCAGGCCAACCATGCCGACCATCAACGGGTGATCATCGGGGATCGTGCCCCAGCCCATCAGGGTCGGAATGACTGGAATACCGGTCAGCTCGGCGAACTCCACCAGCAGCTCGCTGGCGTCGGCATTGATGATGCCACCACCGGCCACCAACAATGGACGCTCGGCTTGATCGAGCATGGCCAGGGCTTTTTCCACCTGCACGCGGGTCGCGCTCGGCTTGGCCAATGGCAGCGGTTGGTAGGCATCGATGTCGAATTCGATCTCGGCCATCTGCACGTCGAACGGCAGGTCGATCAGCACTGGGCCTGGACGGCCGGAGCGCATTTCATAAAAGGCCTTCTGGAACGCGTAAGGCACCTGGCCCGGTTCCATGACGGTGGTCGACCACTTGGTCACCGGCTTGACGATGGTGGTGATGTCGACAGCCTGGAAGTCTTCCTTGTGCATGCGGGCGCGGGGTGCTTGCCCGGTGATGCACAGAATCGGGATCGAGTCGGCCGAGGCGCTGTAGAGCCCGGTGACCATGTCGGTACCGGCAGGGCCGGAGGTGCCGATGCACACGCCGATGTTGCCGGCCTTGGTGCGGGTGTAGCCCTCGGCCATGTGCGAGGCGCCTTCAACGTGGCGAGCGAGGACGTGATCGATGCCGCCGACCTTTTGCAAGGCGGAGTACAGCGGGTTGATTGCGGCTCCCGGGATGCCAAAAGCGGTATCAACCCCTTCACGGCGCATCACCAGAACGGCGGCTTCGATTGCTCTCATTTTGCTCATGGTTTTGTGCCTCTTTACGTTTTGTAATTGTATACAAGTGGCTTTGCGCAGAGTGTATTCACGGCGGATGGCGCAGGTCAATCCATTTTCTCAAGCGCTTGTTTCATTCGGCAAAAGCCCATAAACACTGTGGCGTTTCGTCGCATGAGGCGCTTTTCGAAAATTATTGTATACAAAAAAATACTTCATTGTGTTCTATTTGTTGCATCGGACTGCGGCACCCACCCGCGTCCCACGGCTTCGTGAAAAACAATATGAGGACGGCACCATGAGCGCTCTAACCTTGAAAGTCGCAGTCAACCTGGCCAGTCAGGCCATTGCCGCGGGACGTGCCATTACGGCAGCGCCCCTGACCATCGCAGTACTGGATGCCGGTGGGCATCTGATCACCCTGCAGCGTGAGGACGGCGCCAGCCTGCTGCGCCCGCAGATCGCCATCGGCAAGGCCTGGGGCGCGATCGCACTCGGCAAGGGCTCGCGCCTGTTGGCACTGGACGCCCAGCAACGCCCCGCCTTCATCGCCGCGCTTAATAGCCTGGGGCAGGGCAGTGTGGTGCCGGCGCCGGGCGGGGTGCTGATTCGTGATCAGCAGGGCAATGTGCTGGGAGCCGTGGGCATCAGCGGGGATCTGTCGGATATCGACGAGCAGTGCGCGATCAATGCGATCGAGGCGCTGGGGTTGCGGGCGGATGCGGGGGTAGCGGCTTGATCTGCGGCGGCTGATCGATCGCTATCGCGGGCAAGCCCGCTCCCACAATGATCGAAGGTGCCCACATATTTTATGTACACCATCAGACCCTGTGGGAGCGGGCTTGCCCGCGATGGCTATCGACGGGACACATCCAGCTAAAGGTCCGCATGATCATCCAGCGCTTCCGGGGCTAGCCTTCTCATGACTTCATCATGAGAGTGGCAAAGGAATGCCTGATTCACCTGCTTCACATCGTCTACGCACGGGTCGCTATGCCGAACCCAATCGAATCTATTTACTGACCACCAATACGCTTGGCCGAGAACCGGTTTTCGCCGATTACGCTTTGGGCAGATTGGTAGTGCATCAATTTCGGAAGGCGCAAAGCCTGGGATTGGCAAACTCATTGGCTTGGGTTGTCATGCCTGACCATTTCCACTGGTTGGTGGAATTGGAGAAATGCTTACTCAGTAGTCTGATGCGGCAAACCAAATCACTGACTACGCGGGAGGTGAACCTTTCCACAGCCAGGCACGGGCCACTCTGGCAGCAGGGCTATCACGATCGAGCACTGAGGCGAGATGAGGATCTGGTGAAGATGGCGCGGTATGTTGTTGCCAACCCATTGCGCGCTGGGCTTGTAAAGCGTCTTGGCGACTATCCTTTGTGGGATGCGATTTGGGTCTGATCCACTCCCAGTTGCCGCCATCGCGGGCAAGCCCGCTCCCACAGGGATATGTGTGGCTCACAGAATTTGAATTCTACAGGGAAACCTGTGGGAGCTGGCTTGCCAGCGAAGGCCGCGCAGCGGTCTATCAGTCCGGCTCGCAGCCCTTGAGCACCAGGCGGATGATGGTCTGCGCGGCGGCTTCGTAGTCTTCTTCGTCGAGCTTGGCCTTGCCGGTGACGGCGGAGATCTGCCAGTCGAAGTCGGCGTAGGTCTGGGTTGCGGCCCAAATGCTGAACATCAGGTGATTGGGGTCGATCGGGGCGATCTGGCCGCGGTCGATCCAGGTCTGGATGCACTCGATATTGTGCTTGGCCTGGCCGTTGAGCTGTTCGACCAGGTCGGCGCTCAGGTGCGGTGCGCCGTGCATGATCTCGCTGGCAAACACCTTGGAGGCAAATGGCAGGTCACGGGAGATGCGGATCTTGGAGCGGATGTAGCCGCTGAGCACCTCGCTGGGTACGCCATCGGCGTTGAACGGCGTCGAGGCCTGCAGGATCGGCTCGATGATGCTTTCCAGAACCTCGCGGTAGAGGTTTTCCTTGGACTTGAAGTAGTAATAGACGTTGGGCTTGGGCAAACCCGCCTTGGCCGCGATGTCACTGGTTTTGGTCGCAGCGAAGCCTTTGTCGGCAAACTCTTCACTGGCGGCACGCAGGATCAGTTCTTTGTTGCGCTCGCGGATAGTACTCATAAACCAAGGTGTTCCTTGCCGATACTGGCGGTCGCGCATGGTAGCACCGGCCTTGCGCAGCGCTCAAGAATGCCCATTGCCCCGATGGCAGGCTATGCTGCGCAACATCCATTCCCGAAGGAAACCATGAGCCATGGCAGGAAGTAGTTTGTTGTTGCTGATCGACGATATCGCCGCCGTGCTCGATGACGTCGCGCTGATGACCAAGATGGCCGCGAAAAAGACTGCGGGCGTGCTTGGCGACGACCTGGCGCTCAATGCCCAGCAGGTCAGCGGCGTGCGGGCCGAGCGGGAAATCCCGGTGGTCTGGGCGGTGGCCAAGGGCTCGTTCATCAACAAGTTGATCCTGGTGCCCTCGGCGCTGGCCATCAGTGCGTTCGTGCCCTGGCTGGTGACGCCGCTGTTGATGCTCGGCGGCGCCTACCTGTGTTTCGAGGGCTTTGAAAAGCTGGCGCACAAGTTTCTCCACAGCCCGGCGCAGGATCAGGCCGAGCATGCGCAGTTGGTCGAGGCGGTCGCGGACCCGGCGGTCGACCTGGTGGCGTTCGAGAAGGACAAAATCAAGGGCGCAGTGCGTACCGACTTCATTCTCTCGGCGGAGATCATCGCCATTACCCTGGGCACCGTGGCGGATGCGCCGCTGACCCAGCAGGTGATCGTGCTGTCGGGCATTGCCCTGGTCATGACCATCGGCGTCTACGGCCTGGTGGCGGGTATCGTCAAGCTCGACGACCTGGGCCTGTGGCTGACCCAGAAGCCTTCGCCGATTGCCAAGGGCATCGGCGGCGCGATCCTGCGGGCCGCGCCATACATGATGAAAAGCCTGTCGGTGATCGGCACTGCGGCGATGTTCCTGGTCGGTGGCGGGATCCTGACCCACGGCGTACCGGTCGTGCATCACTGGATCGAAGGCGTGAGCCAGAGCGTTGGCGGCTGGTCGTGGATCGTGCCGAGCCTGCTCAATGCGGTGGCCGGGATTGTCGCGGGGGCGGTGGTGTTGGCGGGGGTGATGGTGGTGAGCAAGATCTGGAAATCTGTCAAAAGCTGATGCTGTGGGTGGAAAATCAAAAAGGCCATTCGATCTGCATCGAATGGCCTTTTTTATCACCGCAAACGTTACTCGGCGATCTGCAGCTTGCGTGCTTCGGTGTACACGTAGCGGACCTTCTCGTACTCGAACGGCGAGTTCATCTGACCGTAGCGGAAGTTGGTCTGGTAGCGTTTGTCGACGCCGCGCAGGATCCAGACTTCCGGATGGTTGGAGCTGACTTCAGCCACGTTGAGGAAGTTGATCGCCGACTCTGCGCTGTAGTCCACCACCAGCCCGCCGGTATCGCGCAGGTTGGAAGGCCCAAGGATCGGCAGCATGAAGTAGGCGCCACCCGGAACGCCGTAGAAGCCCAGGGTCTGGCCGAAGTCTTCGCTCTGACGCGGCAGGCCC from Pseudomonas sp. S04 encodes the following:
- a CDS encoding DUF808 domain-containing protein, producing MAGSSLLLLIDDIAAVLDDVALMTKMAAKKTAGVLGDDLALNAQQVSGVRAEREIPVVWAVAKGSFINKLILVPSALAISAFVPWLVTPLLMLGGAYLCFEGFEKLAHKFLHSPAQDQAEHAQLVEAVADPAVDLVAFEKDKIKGAVRTDFILSAEIIAITLGTVADAPLTQQVIVLSGIALVMTIGVYGLVAGIVKLDDLGLWLTQKPSPIAKGIGGAILRAAPYMMKSLSVIGTAAMFLVGGGILTHGVPVVHHWIEGVSQSVGGWSWIVPSLLNAVAGIVAGAVVLAGVMVVSKIWKSVKS